A single window of Oncorhynchus clarkii lewisi isolate Uvic-CL-2024 chromosome 10, UVic_Ocla_1.0, whole genome shotgun sequence DNA harbors:
- the LOC139418766 gene encoding uncharacterized protein C4orf54-like, with amino-acid sequence MEAVEKTLTYRDNTGPYRKLLPGNKDKDKCNPKTKSDEYNYVDLNDLIDMKSEVTKTVKVAFTGDGNQLAVFKCNSDTSGERSPRIREIDDNVDKIYEVKSKDKSADMPVSEDPPMNTSLTEFNSNVDLENDNMTELQSEIVPRDNNVPSECEELQYTDMYLNSKSESDDCESVVLSDHCAPDTVIDESHYITTHEIQLTELDHDVDYDFGRGSCWDIEDDNLVYSFVDYASFESDETTGGTLIGLVDGRSLAKVKSSKAQYNNVHQSVAGCAVVSTESEFCDSDKCPSSDESICKNQNGSGNSAGQIHLSIKTSSTAINDYNNTIENENICYHTKHVGDRSHFFFTSTDARAEALCDRSQYFIPAPGRQHFATKLRGKDVNEYSSGASSSISELDDADKEVRNLTAKSFRSLACPYFDAIHLSTSSESSMSENGLGLNKWSAFVDLKYGNMSQGREQHLIAQKSATATFEMSKNAEYKSINGIAISSKKGPQTNMFSLNTKISSPQHASSSTQNVEFTGPFEPGSEVITLTKTLDFRCNVEAGSPERGKPPKYSENASGARSMDEVPGTLPAEPEYEVSYQHSDAGDSMEGTHKKASFASSLLKNVISKKMQFEQERKMERGEIRDTHPTHSPCFQCKDQDGVRERDTEKGVHSQTSESGSGYTSNSSDEQGAVDLRLNSCDPKEELTEALESFQTINEARLDFQKDACEPTRGSLSHSQNSAFKSWRDGEPEPQEKHEIRTILDGTPSTTDYTGGRELDSRVVSSKLTKLSHLFVPSSQLLPKENKFKEKVSDSTLVGAQKEQRGYGERKFRPDNNAGIVKGSKAPEIKIRLRSVKGNKCNPLNIDKLLTPNISYPIKSAADSKCQVLPASDRVPHFTVRDIRDNKCKFQTPIHQVRDVRKLVKSSYRLVSVDNSESKGAVASAAASLREDNKGSKKEPDKKSPPSSIVIKCQSVNTNSSTKQRVLVTEAPKRRQIENDRSSPKPSPECAKNEPMSLHRATGRPPIGFAKQPNTDQSEAKQKQEKMVEAGERKPESKIPKQVALEKLKAAVKTMEQLYVFDRNEWKRKSQAPWPITDSHVLSLIAREEHGGPEELGAAGGRERLSTAINTDRLPETCNIQEEKGCLRIIHVPLTEDTFKTQSQQSKTFSNKSVFHLANSIKTAVSSSSSNSWDGPQTCSPSHATSMVKSISSKTPKAPLSLKISPPKRALVDRGRFKSNPTTETPPQPIKSGNPDSENYLTIPVEGRSVGQMKLPNQEQVFPSSPAASQPGITDTKRHKHNSIQSLKRSPVVIETRAPDTATTATIYHHSRPVVKQGTPQPQVFCFSPSIAPLPTTPSGGDPFQRTQRKMLFDPTTGQYYLVDTPIEPVTQCLFHPEMGQYVDMPMPMPPPQPVTPMSVSPLALNPGGMYAPTYMIYPGFLSPTLAAQTVMAPQVATHMVSQLEEESGETAQGKYTLVQEGNMMGAESPYYSATGESVPASVPDTQGSAVTSEGKPAVISITSQQRPRIIAPPSFDGTTMSFVVEHR; translated from the coding sequence ATGGAAGCAGTTGAGAAAACTCTCACTTACCGAGACAACACCGGACCTTATAGAAAGCTGCTCCCTGGAAATAAAGACAAGGACAAGTGCAACCCTAAAACAAAAAGTGACGAATACAATTATGTTGATTTGAATGACTTAATTGATATGAAATCAGAGGTCACAAAAACGGTTAAAGTGGCTTTTACCGGTGACGGTAACCAACTGGCGGTATTCAAATGCAACAGTGATACGTCCGGAGAGAGGAGCCCCAGGATTCGCGAGATTGATGACAATGTGGATAAAATCTATGAGGTAAAATCCAAGGACAAGTCAGCAGATATGCCTGTATCGGAAGATCCCCCCATGAACACGTCTTTGACAGAATTTAACAGCAATGTGGACTTGGAGAATGACAATATGACAGAACTCCAGAGCGAAATTGTGCCTCGTGATAATAATGTCCCCAGCGAGTGTGAGGAGTTACAATACACGGACATGTATTTGAACAGTAAATCCGAATCGGACGACTGTGAGAGCGTAGTATTGTCGGACCATTGTGCGCCTGATACCGTGATAGACGAATCGCACTACATTACAACGCACGAAAtccaactgacagagcttgaccaTGATGTCGATTATGATTTTGGACGGGGAAGCTGTTGGGATATTGAGGACGACAATCTGGTTTATTCATTTGTGGATTATGCCTCTTTTGAAAGCGATGAAACAACAGGGGGGACTTTGATAGGCCTCGTGGATGGTAGGAGCCTGGCGAAAGTGAAAAGCAGTAAGGCGCAATATAATAATGTGCACCAAAGTGTTGCTGGTTGTGCAGTTGTCAGCACTGAGAGTGAGTTTTGTGACTCTGACAAATGCCCCAGCTCAGATGAAAGCATTTGTAAAAACCAAAATGGTAGTGGGAATTCGGCGGGGCAAATTCACCTGTCAATCAAGACCTCATCCACAGCGATAAACGACTATAACAATACAATTGAAAATGAAAACATTTGTTATCATACCAAGCATGTGGGAGACAGGAGTCACTTCTTTTTTACAAGCACTGACGCCAGAGCGGAAGCCTTGTGCGATAGATCCCAATATTTTATCCCAGCCCCGGGACGCCAACACTTTGCAACTAAATTAAGAGGGAAAGATGTTAACGAATATTCCAGCGGTGCGTCCAGTTCAATAAGTGAACTGGACGACGCTGATAAAGAAGTGCGTAATTTAACCGCAAAATCATTTAGGAGTTTAGCATGTCCCTATTTCGATGCTATACATTTGAGCACTTCAAGTGAGTCTTCAATGTCAGAAAATGGGCTTGGTTTAAACAAGTGGTCAGCTTTCGTTGACCTTAAATATGGTAACATGTCACAGGGCAGAGAGCAACATCTAATCGCCCAAAAGAGTGCAACTGCAACTTTTGAAATGAGCAAGAACGCAGAGTATAAGAGTATAAATGGTATTGCCATAAGCAGTAAGAAAGGTCCCCAAACCAATATGTTTTCTTTGAATACAAAAATATCTAGTCCACAACATGCATCTTCCTCTACCCAAAACGTAGAGTTTACAGGCCCATTTGAACCAGGCAGTGAGGTTATCACTTTGACAAAGACATTGGATTTTCGCTGTAATGTTGAAGCAGGGTCACCTGAACGTGGGAAACCTCCCAAATATTCAGAAAATGCCTCAGGAGCACGTTCCATGGATGAAGTTCCCGGCACCTTGCCAGCAGAGCCAGAATATGAAGTGAGCTACCAACACAGTGACGCGGGTGATAGCATGGAAGGCACACATAAGAAGGCAAGTTTCGCATCAAGTCTcttaaaaaatgtaatatccaaAAAAATGCAATTTGAACAGGAGCGcaagatggagaggggggagatacgGGACACGCATCCCACGCACTCCCCATGCTTTCAATGCAAGGATCAAGATGGGGTAAGAGAAAGGGATACAGAGAAAGGCGTGCATAGTCAAACCTCAGAATCGGGTTCGGGATACACAAGCAATTCTTCTGATGAACAAGGGGCTGTGGACCTTAGACTTAATTCTTGTGACCCCAAAGAAGAGCTTACTGAGGCATTAGAAAGCTTTCAGACTATAAATGAGGCACGATTAGATTTTCAAAAGGATGCATGCGAGCCCACAAGAGGATCCCTGAGCCATAGCCAAAACAGCGCATTCAAATCATGGAGGGATGGTGAGCCAGAGCCCCAAGAGAAACATGAAATTCGTACTATTTTAGATGGGACACCCTCGACAACAGATTATACGGGGGGAAGGGAGTTAGACTCCAGAGTTGTAAGTAGCAAGCTAACTAAATTGTCACACTTGTTTGTTCCAAGTTCCCAGCTTCTCCCCAAAGAAAATAAATTCAAAGAAAAGGTGTCAGACAGTACTTTAGTCGGTGCGCAAAAAGAGCAACGGGGGTACGGGGAGAGAAAGTTTAGACCTGACAACAATGCAGGAATCGTGAAAGGGTCAAAGGCACCCGAGATAAAAATACGTCTGAGGAGCGTAAAAGGAAACAAATGCAATCCGCTAAATATTGACAAATTGTTAACCCCTAATATAAGTTATCCAATAAAGTCAGCAGCTGACTCCAAATGTCAGGTGCTGCCAGCGTCAGACAGAGTGCCACACTTTACGGTTAGGGATATAAGGGACAATAAGTGCAAGTTTCAGACGCCAATTCATCAGGTTAGAGACGTGCGTAAATTGGTCAAGAGTTCATATCGTTTAGTCTCAGTGGATAACAGCGAGAGTAAAGGCGCAGTCGCCTCTGCTGCTGCCTCATTACGCGAAGATAATAAAGGTTCTAAGAAAGAACCCGATAAGAAATCGCCTCCCTCTTCAATTGTAATAAAATGTCagtctgtaaatacaaatagcagtACTAAACAGCGTGTGCTTGTAACCGAGGCTCCAAAGCGGAGACAAATTGAGAACGATAGGTCATCCCCCAAACCATCTCCAGAATGTGCCAAAAATGAACCCATGTCGCTGCACAGGGCGACGGGCAGACCTCCAATTGGCTTCGCAAAACAGCCAAACACAGATCAGTCCGAGGCTAAACAAAAGCAGGAAAAAATGGTCGAGGCAGGTGAACGCAAACCAGAGTCGAAAATACCAAAACAGGTGGCATTAGAGAAACTAAAGGCTGCCGTTAAAACAATGGAACAGCTTTATGTTTTTGACAGAAATGAATGGAAGCGCAAGAGCCAGGCTCCCTGGCCTATTACAGACAGTCATGTTCTGTCACTTATTGCTAGAGAGGAGCATGGTGGCCCCGAGGAGCTAGGTGCAGCAGGTGGCAGGGAGAGGCTTAGTACAGCGATAAACACAGACAGGTTGCCAGAAACATGCAACATTCAAGAAGAGAAAGGTTGTCTAAGAATAATCCATGTCCCATTAACAGAGGACACCTTTAAAACCCAGTCACAACAAAGTAAGACTTTTAGTAACAAAAGCGTGTTTCATTTGGCGAACAGCATTAAGACAGCTGTCAGTAGCAGCAGCTCTAATAGTTGGGATGGGCCACAAACCTGTTCTCCATCACATGCAACCTCTATGGTGAAAAGCATTAGCTCTAAGACCCCGAAAGCtccactgtcattgaaaatatcCCCCCCAAAACGAGCCCTTGTAGACAGGGGAAGGTTCAAAAGCAACCCCACCACAGAGACTCCACCACAGCCCATCAAATCTGGCAACCCAGACTCTGAAAACTACTTAACAATACCTGTAGAAGGCAGGAGTGTCGGTCAAATGAAACTGCCCAATcaagagcaggtattcccaagCAGCCCTGCCGCCAGTCAACCTGGCATCACCGACACCAAGAGACACAAGCATAATTCTATCCAGTCCCTCAAACGGTCCCCTGTTGTCATAGAGACGCGGGCCCCGGATACTGCCACTACCGCCACCATCTACCACCACTCTCGACCAGTGGTCAAGCAAGGAACGCCCCAGCCGCAGGTGTTCTGCTTCTCCCCCTCTATTGCCCCCTTGCCCACCACCCCTTCGGGGGGAGACCCCTTCCAGCGTACACAGAGGAAGATGCTCTTTGATCCCACCACCGGACAATACTACCTGGTAGACACGCCGATTGAGCCAGTCACCCAGTGTCTcttccaccctgagatgggccaGTATGTGGACATGCCCATGCCTATGCCTCCGCCACAGCCAGTGACCCCCATGTCCGTATCCCCCCTGGCACTGAACCCGGGAGGGATGTACGCACCCACCTACATGATCTACCCGGGGTTCCTCTCACCCACTCTTGCTGCCCAGACGGTGATGGCACCACAGGTTGCAACCCACATGGTGTCCCAattagaggaagagagtggggagaCGGCTCAAGGGAAATACACCCTGGTGCAGGAGGGTAACATGATGGGGGCAGAGAGCCCCTACTACAGTGCTACGGGAGAGTCAGTGCCGGCATCAGTGCCCGACACCCAGGGGAGTGCGGTGACGTCAGAAGGGAAACCAGCGGTCATCAGCATCACGTCGCAGCAACGCCCGAGAATCATCGCACCGCCCTCCTTTGATGGGACGACCATGAGCTTCGTGGTGGAGCACCGGTAA